A genomic stretch from Seriola aureovittata isolate HTS-2021-v1 ecotype China chromosome 13, ASM2101889v1, whole genome shotgun sequence includes:
- the ppm1aa gene encoding protein phosphatase 1A isoform X1, whose product MGAFLDKPKMEKYNSHGEGNNLRYGLSSMQGWRVEMEDAHTAVIGLPHSLDLWSFFAVYDGHAGSQVAKYCCEHLLEHITTNSDFQSALQEDPSVDSVKNGIRTGFLQIDEHMRTISEKKHGVDRSGSTAVGVMISPSHTYFINCGDSRGLLSRGGAVHFFTQDHKPSNPLEKERIQNAGGSVMIQRVNGSLAVSRALGDFDYKCVLGKGPTEQLVSPEPEVYAIERCEGEDEFIILACDGIWDVMANEELCDFVRSRLEVTDDLERVSNEIVDTCLYKGSRDNMSVVLICFPGAPKVSPEAVKREAELDKYLEARVEEIIKKQGDEGVPDLVHVMRTLASESIPNLPPGGELASKRSVIEAVYNKLNPYRSDDTDPDILFFRGFS is encoded by the exons ATGGGTGCATTTCTGGACAAACCAAAGATGGAAAAATATAATTCCCATGGTGAGGGTAACAACCTGAGGTATGGGCTGAGCAGCATGCAGGGTTGGCGGGTAGAGATGgaagatgcacacacagcagtaaTTGGTCTGCCTCATAGCCTCGACCTCTGGTCATTCTTTGCTGTTTATGATGGGCATGCTGGCTCTCAGGTGGCCAAGTACTGCTGTGAGCACCTGCTGGAGCACATCACCACCAACTCAGACTTCCAGAGTGCTCTGCAGGAGGACCCCTCTGTGGATAGTGTGAAGAATGGGATCCGCACAGGATTTCTGCAGATTGATGAACACATGCGAACCATCTCCGAGAAGAAGCATGGTGTGGACCGCAGTGGCTCCACCGCAGTGGGAGTGATGATTTCTCCAAGCCATACCTACTTTATCAACTGTGGCGACTCACGGGGGCTCCTCAGCCGGGGCGGAGCTGTGCACTTCTTCACACAGGATCACAAACCAAGCAACCCTCTGGAGAAGGAAAGGATCCAGAATGCCGGTGGCTCAGTCATGATCCAGCGAGTTAATGGGTCCCTAGCTGTCTCTCGGGCTCTGGGAGACTTCGACTACAAATGTGTGCTTGGAAAAGGCCCTACAGAGCAGCTTGTTTCTCCTGAGCCTGAAGTTTATGCAATAGAGAGATGCGAAGGGGAAGATGAATTCATTATACTAGCTTGTGATGGCATCTGGGATGTCATGGCCAATGAGGAACTGTGTGACTTTGTTAGGTCAAGGCTAGAGGTGACAGATGATCTTGAAAGAGTCAGCAATGAAATTGTTGACACCTGCTTGTACAAG GGAAGCCGGGACAATATGAGTGTCGTGTTAATCTGCTTTCCTGGCGCCCCAAAGGTATCTCCAGAAGCAGTTAAACGGGAGGCTGAGCTGGATAAATATCTGGAGGCCAGAGTAGAAG AGATCATCAAAAAGCAGGGGGATGAAGGTGTCCCGGATTTGGTCCATGTTATGCGGACGTTAGCATCTGAGAGCATCCCTAACCTCCCCCCTGGAGGAGAGCTGGCAAGCAA ACGAAGTGTTATTGAAGCGGTGTACAACAAACTCAACCCCTACCGAAGTGATGACACA
- the ppm1aa gene encoding protein phosphatase 1A isoform X2 has protein sequence MGAFLDKPKMEKYNSHGEGNNLRYGLSSMQGWRVEMEDAHTAVIGLPHSLDLWSFFAVYDGHAGSQVAKYCCEHLLEHITTNSDFQSALQEDPSVDSVKNGIRTGFLQIDEHMRTISEKKHGVDRSGSTAVGVMISPSHTYFINCGDSRGLLSRGGAVHFFTQDHKPSNPLEKERIQNAGGSVMIQRVNGSLAVSRALGDFDYKCVLGKGPTEQLVSPEPEVYAIERCEGEDEFIILACDGIWDVMANEELCDFVRSRLEVTDDLERVSNEIVDTCLYKGSRDNMSVVLICFPGAPKVSPEAVKREAELDKYLEARVEEIIKKQGDEGVPDLVHVMRTLASESIPNLPPGGELASKRSVIEAVYNKLNPYRSDDTDSASTDDMW, from the exons ATGGGTGCATTTCTGGACAAACCAAAGATGGAAAAATATAATTCCCATGGTGAGGGTAACAACCTGAGGTATGGGCTGAGCAGCATGCAGGGTTGGCGGGTAGAGATGgaagatgcacacacagcagtaaTTGGTCTGCCTCATAGCCTCGACCTCTGGTCATTCTTTGCTGTTTATGATGGGCATGCTGGCTCTCAGGTGGCCAAGTACTGCTGTGAGCACCTGCTGGAGCACATCACCACCAACTCAGACTTCCAGAGTGCTCTGCAGGAGGACCCCTCTGTGGATAGTGTGAAGAATGGGATCCGCACAGGATTTCTGCAGATTGATGAACACATGCGAACCATCTCCGAGAAGAAGCATGGTGTGGACCGCAGTGGCTCCACCGCAGTGGGAGTGATGATTTCTCCAAGCCATACCTACTTTATCAACTGTGGCGACTCACGGGGGCTCCTCAGCCGGGGCGGAGCTGTGCACTTCTTCACACAGGATCACAAACCAAGCAACCCTCTGGAGAAGGAAAGGATCCAGAATGCCGGTGGCTCAGTCATGATCCAGCGAGTTAATGGGTCCCTAGCTGTCTCTCGGGCTCTGGGAGACTTCGACTACAAATGTGTGCTTGGAAAAGGCCCTACAGAGCAGCTTGTTTCTCCTGAGCCTGAAGTTTATGCAATAGAGAGATGCGAAGGGGAAGATGAATTCATTATACTAGCTTGTGATGGCATCTGGGATGTCATGGCCAATGAGGAACTGTGTGACTTTGTTAGGTCAAGGCTAGAGGTGACAGATGATCTTGAAAGAGTCAGCAATGAAATTGTTGACACCTGCTTGTACAAG GGAAGCCGGGACAATATGAGTGTCGTGTTAATCTGCTTTCCTGGCGCCCCAAAGGTATCTCCAGAAGCAGTTAAACGGGAGGCTGAGCTGGATAAATATCTGGAGGCCAGAGTAGAAG AGATCATCAAAAAGCAGGGGGATGAAGGTGTCCCGGATTTGGTCCATGTTATGCGGACGTTAGCATCTGAGAGCATCCCTAACCTCCCCCCTGGAGGAGAGCTGGCAAGCAA ACGAAGTGTTATTGAAGCGGTGTACAACAAACTCAACCCCTACCGAAGTGATGACACA GACTCTGCATCCACAGACGACATGTGGTAA
- the dhrs7 gene encoding dehydrogenase/reductase SDR family member 7: MDCCIVSALWCFIPLYLLIHFLCFIFVDADFTLLWASVIGHRPESKLKGLVVWVTGASSGIGEELAYQLAKCGSRLILSARREDELNRVKRHCLDYTGLHDEDILVLPLDLLERTSHEEKTKAAIQYFGHIDILINNGGRSQRSLCLETSVDVYQALMELNFLGTVSITKQVLPHMTQRGTGSIVTVSSVVGLAGAPLATGYSASKHALQGFFNSLRTELTDYPNILISTVCPGPVQSQIVHNAFTEELNKPVATAGNQEHKMPTSRCVRLMLVGIANNVKEMWIAQQPFLLFYYAWQYTPTFAWFITNMLGRKRVQNFKAGVDADSAYFTKPKTS, from the exons ATGGACTGTTGCATTGTATCCGCATTGTGGTGTTTTATACCACTTTATTTACTCATTCACttcttgtgtttcattttcgTGGATGCAGACTTCACCCTGTTGTGGGCAAGTGTGATAGGACACAGGCCAG AGAGCAAGCTGAAAGGACTGGTGGTGTGGGTCACTGGAGCCTCCAGTGGTATTGGAGAGGAGCTGGCCTACCAGTTGGCAAAGTGTGGGTCACGTCTCATCCTGTCCGCTCGACGCGAGGATGAGCTGAATAGGGTGAAACGTCACTGTTTAG ATTACACTGGCCTCCATGATGAAGATATTCTTGTTCTTCCACTTGATTTGTTGGAGAGGACATCACATGAGGAAAAAACCAAAGCTGCAATCCAATACTTTGGACAT ATCGATATCCTAATTAACAATGGTGGCCGAAGCCAGCGCTCTCTGTGCTTGGAGACCAGTGTTGATGTGTACCAGGCCTTGATGGAGCTCAATTTCTTGGGTACAGTCTCCATCACCAAGCAGGTCTTACCTCACATGACACAGCGAGGAACTGGGAGCATTGTGACTGTAAGCAGTGTGGTTGGCCTTGCTGGGGCGCCCCTGGCAACAGGATACTCTGCCAGCAAACATGCTCTGCAG GGTTTCTTTAATTCCCTTCGAACTGAGCTGACTGACTATCCAAACATACTCATCAGCACAGTGTGTCCGGGGCCTGTGCAGTCACAAATTGTCCACAATGCCTTTACAGAAGAGCTGAACAAG CCTGTGGCCACAGCTGGTAACCAGGAACACAAGATGCCAACAAGTCGCTGTGTGCGTTTAATGCTGGTGGGAATTGCCAACAATGTCAAGGAAATGTGGATCGCACAGCAGCCCTTCCTTCTGTTTTACTACGCCTGGCAGTACACTCCCACATTTGCCTGGTTCATCACAAACATGTTGGGCAGGAAAAGGGTGCAGAATTTCAAAGCTGGTGTG gaTGCAGATTCTGCATACTTCACTAAGCCTAAGACCTCCTGA